The following nucleotide sequence is from Pecten maximus unplaced genomic scaffold, xPecMax1.1, whole genome shotgun sequence.
GTAAATCTTCGAACGTGTTCCGTCTGATCGTCCTTGTAAATCTTCCTACGTGTTTCTGTCTGATCGTCCCTGTAACTGTTCGTACGTGTTTTTGTCTGATCGTCCCTGTAACTTTCCGTACGTGTTTCTGTCTGATCCACTCTGTAAATGTCCGTACGTGTTTCTGTCTGATCGTCCCTGTAAATGTTCGTACGTGTTTCTGACTGATCGTCCCTGTAAATGTTCGTACGTGTTTCTGTCTGATCGACCCTGTAACTGTTCGTACGTGTTTCTGTCTGATCATCCCTGTAAATGTTCGTACGTGTTTCTGTCTGATCGTCCCTGTAACTGTTCGTACGTGTTTCTGTCTGATCATCCCTGTAAATGTTCGTACGTGTTTCTGTCTGATCGTCCCTGTAACTGTTCGTACGTGTTTCTGTCTGATCATCCCTGTAAATGTTCGTACGTGTTTCTGTCTGATGCAATCTGTAAATGTTCGTACCGTGTTTCTGTCTGATCGTCCCTGTAACTGTTCGTACGTGTTTCTGTTTAATCGTTCATGTAACTGTTCGTACGTATTTCTGTCTGATCCACTCTGTAAATGTTCGTACGTGTTTCTGTCTGATCGTCCATGTAACTGTTCGTACGTGCTTCTGTCTGCTCGTCCATGTAAATGTTCGTACGTGTTTCTGTCTGATCGTCCTGTAACCGTTCGTACGTGTTTCTGTCTGATCGTCCTGTAACTGTTCGTACCTGTTTCTGTCTGATCGTCCTTTAAACTGTTCGTACGTGTTTCTGTCTGATCCACTCTGTAAATGTTCGTACGTGTTTCTGTCTGATCGTCCCTGTAACTGTTCGTACGTGTTTCTGTCTGATCGTCCCAGTAACTGTTCGTACGTGTTTCTGTCTGATCGTCCCTAACTGTTCGTACGTGTTTCTGTCTGATCGTCCTGTAACTGTTCGTACCTGTTTCTGTCTGATCGTCCTTTAAACTGTTCGTACGTGTTTCTGTCTGATCCACTCTGTAAATGTTCGTACGTGTTTCTGTCTGATCGTCCCTGTAACTGTTCGTACGTGTTTCTGTCTGATCGTCCCAGTAACTGTTCGTACGTGTTTCTGTCTGATCGTCCCTAACTGTTCGTACGTGTTTCTGTCTGATCGTCCATGTAACTGTTCGTACGTGTTTCTGTCTGATCGTCCTTTTAACTGTTCGTACGTGTTTCTGTCTGATCCACTCTGTAAATGTTCGTACGTGTTTCTGTCTGATCCACTCTGTAAATGTTCGTACGTGTTTCTGTCTGATCGTCCCTGTAACTATTCGTACATGTTTCTGTCTGATCCACTCAGTAAATGTTCGTACGTGTTTCTGTCTGATCGTCCCTGTAAATGTTCGTACGTGTTTCTGTCTGATCGTCCATGTAACTGATCGTACGTGTTTCTGTCTGATCGTCCCTGTAACTGTTCGTACGTGTTTCTGTCTGCTCGTCCCTGTAACTGATCGTACGTGTTTCTGTCTGATCGTCCATGTAAATGTTCGTACGTGTTTCTGTCTGATCGTCCTGTAACTGTTCGTACGTGTTTCTGTCTGATCGTCCATGTAAATGTTCGTACGTGTTTCCATCTGATTGTCCATGCAACTGTTCGTACGTGTTTCTGTCTGATCGTCCATGTAACTGTTCGTACGTGTTTCTGTCTGATCCACTCTGTAAATGTTCGTACGTGTTTCTGTCTGATCGTCCCTGTAACTATTCGTACATGTTTCTGTCTGATCCACTCAGTAAATGTTCGTACGTGTTTCTGTCTGATCGTCCCTGTAAATGTTCGTACGTGTTTCTGTCTGATCGTCCATGTAACTGATCGTACGTGTTTCTGTCTGATCGTCCCTGTAACTGTTCGTACGTGTTTCTGTCTGCTCGTCCCTGTAACTGATCGTACGTGTTTCTGTCTGATCGTCCCTGTAACTGTTCGTATGTGTTTCTGTCTGATCGTCCATGTAAATGTTCGTACGTGTTTCTGTCTGATCTTCCTGTAACTGTTCGTACGTGTTTCTGTCTGATCGTCCATGTAACTGTTCGTACGTGTTTCTGTCTGATCGTCCTTTTAACTGTTCGTACGTGTTTCTGTCTGATCCACTCTGTAAATGTTCGTACGTGTTTTTGTCTGATCGGCCCTGTAACTGTTCGTACGTGTTTCTGTCTGATCATCCCTGTAAATGTTCGTACGTGTTTCTGTCTGATCGTCCATGTAACTCTTCGTACGTGTTTCTGTCTGATCCACTCTGTAAATGTTCGTACGTGTTTCTGTACGATCGTCCCTGTAACTGTTCGTACGTATTTCTGTCTGATCCACTCTGTAAATGTTCGTACGTGTTTCTATCTGATCGTCCCTGTAAATGTCCGTACGTGCTTCTGTCTGCTCGTCCATGTAAATGTTCGTACGTGTTTCTGTCTGATCGTCCTTTAACCGTTCGTACGTGTTTCTGTCTGATCGTTCATGTAACTGTTCGTACGTGTTTCTGTCTGATCGTCCTTTAAACTGTTCGTACGTGTTTCTGTCTGATCCACTCTGTAAATGTTCGTACGTGTTTCTGTCTGATCGTCCCTTTAACTGTTCGTACGTGTTTCTGTCTGATCGTCCATGTAAATGTTCGTACGTGTTTCTGTCTGATCGTCCTGTAACTGTTAGTACGTGTTTCTATCTGATCGTCCATGTAACTGTTCGTACGTGTTTCTGTCTGATCGTCACTGTTACTGTTCGTACGTGTTTCTGTCTGATCCACTCTGTAAATGTTCGTACGTGTTTCTGTCTGATCGTCCCTCTAAATGTTCGAACGTGTTTCTGTCTGATCGTCCCTGTAACTGATCGTACGTGTTTCTGTCTGATCGTCCCTGTAACTATTCGAACGTGTTTCCGTCTGATCGTCCATGTAACTGTTCGTACGTATTTCTGTCTGATCGTCCCTGTAACTATTCGTAAGTGTTTCTGTCTGATCGTCCCTGTAACTGTTCGTACGTGTTTCTGTCTGATCGTCACTGTAACTGTTCGTACCTGTTTCTGTCTGATACACTCTGTAAATGTTCGTACGTGTTTCTGTCTGATCGTCCCTTTAAATGTTCTTACGTGTTTCTGTCTGATCGTCCCTGTAACTGATCGTACGTGTTTCTGTCTGATCGTCCCTGTAACTATTCGTACATATTTCAGTCTGATCGTCCATGTAACTGTTCGTACGTATTTCTGTCTGATCGTCCCTGTAACTATTCGTACGTGTTTCCATCTGATTGTCCATGCAACTGTTCGTACGTGTTTCTGTCTGATCGTCCCTGTAACTGTTCGTACGTTTTTCTGTCTGATCCACTCTGTAAATGTTCGTACGTGTTTCTGTCTGATCGTCCCTGTAACTGTTCGTACGTGTTTCTGTCTGATCCACTCTGTAAATGTTCGTACGTGTTTCTGTCTGATCGTCCCTGTAACTCTTCGTACGTGTTTCTGTCTGATCGTCCATGTAAATGTTCGTACGTGTTTCTGTCTGATCGTCCTGTAACTGTTAGTACGTGTTTCTGTCTGATCGTCCATGTAACTGTTCGTACGTGTTTCTGTCTGATCGTCACTGTAACTGTTCGTACGTGTTTCTGTCTGATCCACTCTGTAAATGTTCGTACGTGTTTCTGTCTGATCGTCCCTCTAAATGTTCGTACGTGTTTCTGTCTGATCGTCCCTGTAACTGATCGTACGTGTTTCTGTCTGATCGTCCCTGTAACTATTCGTACGTGTTTCCGTCTGATCGTCCATGTAACTGTTCGTACGTATTTCTGTCTGATCGTCCCTGTAACTATTTGTATGTGTTTCCATCTGATTGTCCATGCAATTGTTCGTACGTGTTTCTGTCTGATCGTCCCTGTAACTGTTCGTACGTGTTTCTGTCTGATCGTCCCTGTAACTGTTCGTACGTTTTTCTGTCTGATCCACTCTGTAAATGTTCGTACGTGTTTCTGTCTGATCGTCCCTGTAACTGTTCGTACGTGTTTCTGTCTGATCCACTCTGTAAATGTTCGTACGTGTTTCTGTCTGATCGTCCCTGTAAATGTTCGTACGTGTTTCTGTCTGATCGTCCATGTAACTTTTCGTACGTGTTTCTGTCGGATCGTCCTTGTAATTGTTCGTACGTGTTTCTGTCTGATCGTCCCTGTAACTATTCGTACGTGTTTTCGTCTGATCGTCCATGTAACTGTTCGTACGTATTTCTGTCTGATCGTCCATGTAACTGTTCGTACGTGTTTCCGTCTGATCGTCCCTGTACATGTTCTTCAGTGTTTCCGTCTGATCGTCCATGTAACTGTTCGTACCTGTTTCTGTCTGATCCACTCTGTAAATGTTCGTACGTGTTTCTGTCTGATCGTCCCTTTAAATGTTCTTATGTGTTTCTGTCTGATCGTCCCTGTAACTGATCGTACGTGTTTCTGTCTGATCATCCCTGTAACTATTCGTACGTGTTTCCGTCTGATCGTCCATGTAACTGTTCGTACGTATTTCTGTCTGATCGTCCCTGTAACTATTCGTACGTGTTTCCATCTGATTGTCCATGCAACTGTTCGTACGTGTTTCTGTCTGATCGTCCATGTAACTGTTCGTACGTTTTTCTGTCTGATCCACTCTGTAAATGTTCGTACGTGTTTCTGTCTGATCGTCCCTGTAACTGTTCGTACGTGTTTCTGTCTGATCCACTCTGTAAATGTTCGTACGTGTTTCTGTCTGATCGTCTCTGTAAATGTTCGTACGTGTTTCTGTCTGATCGTCCCTGTAACTGATCGTACGTGTTTCTGTCTGATCGTCCCTGTAACTGTTCGTACTTATTTCTGTCTGATCGTCCCTGTAACTGTTCGTACGTGTTTCTGTCTGATCCACTCTGTAAATGTTCGTTCGTGTTTCTGTCTGATCGTCCCTGTAACTATTCCTACGTGTTTTCGTCTGATCGTCCATGTAACTGTTCGTACGTATTTCTGTCTGATCGTCCATGTAACTGTTCGTACGTGTTTCCGTCTGATCGTCCCTGTACATGTTATTCAGTGTTTCCGTCTGATCGTCCCTGTAACTGTTCGTCCGTGTTTCCGTCTGATCGTCCCTGTAACTGTTCGTACGTGTTTACGTCTGATCGTCCCTGTAACTGTTCGTCCCTGTTTCCGTCTGATCGTCCATGTAACTGTCCGTACGTGTTTTCGTCTGATCGTCCCTGTAACTGTCCGTACGTGTTTCCGTCTGATCGTCCTTGTAACTGTTCTTACGTGTTTCCGTCTGATCGTACATGTAACTGTTCGTCCGTGTGTTCGTCTGATCGTCCCTGTAACTGTTCGTCCGTGTTTTCGTCTGATTGTCCATGTAAATGTCCGTACGTGATTTTGTCTGATCGTCCCTCCAATTGTTCGTAAGTGTTTCTGTCTGATATTCCCTGTAACTGTTTGTAAGTGGTTCTGTATTCATAATCATGGTGATATTTCGATGACATATCATAACACATAAAgctaaaatataacatattggCATGGCAGGCCATTAATTATAACCGGtacatttatttacttttatatataaacgaCTC
It contains:
- the LOC117319733 gene encoding protein starmaker-like — encoded protein: MDDQTETLKNMYRDDQTETRTNSYMDDQTEIRTNSYMDDQTKTRTNSYRDDQTETRTNNYKDDPTETRTKSYMDDQTETRTNIYRDDQTETRTNIYRVDQTETRTNSYRDDQTETRTNIYRVDQTEKRTNSYRDDQTETRTNSYRDDQTETRTNNCMDNQMETHTNSYRDDQTEIRTNSYMDDQTETLTGRSDRNTYEHLHGRSDRNTYEELQGRSDRNTYEHLQSGSDRNTYEQLQGRSDRNTYEHLQSGSDRKTYEQLQGRSDRNTYEQLHGQSDGNTYE